One Candidatus Afararchaeum irisae genomic window carries:
- a CDS encoding HAMP domain-containing sensor histidine kinase: MFDGTWEIYLYSLFPMVFLFLTISHVILRTNRLRSWKPLTVVLLLWSMAIHQSVETVSFIQTGDLVSKFEAVETATNLIAGFSAYFALGVINEEKKIKEGKDVLDRVMRHDLRNSLTVIKGQIDLVETKIENGDYSRVRDHLAKSEKEIERMDRTASKARRLESILAESRRLHSVSLDRILEEEVERLRERFDEADIRLGLDATDSLKVVADEDLRSVIRAVAENGVVHNDKDEPRLEIDVERNRLSVTVSVEDNGPGIPEEDRCLVFGHEEKDDLRHGEGISLFFADKLVEEYRGDIRVRDSRPEGTVFEIRLWRSFDDVV, encoded by the coding sequence ATGTTTGATGGGACATGGGAGATATATCTGTACAGCTTGTTTCCGATGGTGTTTCTGTTTCTCACTATATCACACGTAATACTCAGGACAAACAGGCTGAGAAGCTGGAAGCCCTTGACTGTAGTCTTACTACTCTGGTCGATGGCTATACACCAGTCTGTCGAGACAGTCTCATTCATACAGACGGGGGACTTAGTCTCGAAGTTCGAGGCTGTAGAGACGGCTACTAACCTGATTGCCGGATTCTCAGCCTACTTCGCACTCGGAGTCATAAACGAGGAGAAGAAGATTAAGGAAGGCAAGGATGTCCTCGACAGGGTGATGAGACACGATCTCAGAAACAGCCTTACGGTAATCAAGGGACAGATAGATCTCGTAGAGACCAAGATCGAGAACGGAGACTACTCCCGGGTTCGGGATCATCTAGCTAAGTCGGAGAAGGAGATCGAGAGGATGGACAGGACTGCGAGTAAAGCCCGTCGTCTCGAAAGCATACTCGCAGAAAGCCGACGACTTCACTCGGTTAGTCTCGACAGAATACTCGAAGAAGAGGTCGAGAGACTCAGAGAGAGGTTCGACGAAGCCGATATACGTCTCGGACTCGACGCGACGGACAGTCTGAAAGTCGTGGCTGACGAAGATCTGAGATCAGTCATCCGAGCCGTGGCTGAGAACGGAGTCGTACACAACGACAAAGACGAGCCGCGTCTTGAGATAGACGTCGAGAGAAACCGGCTTAGTGTGACTGTCTCAGTAGAGGACAACGGTCCGGGTATTCCCGAGGAAGACAGGTGTCTCGTCTTTGGACACGAGGAAAAGGACGACCTTCGGCACGGAGAGGGAATCTCTCTCTTCTTCGCCGACAAGCTGGTGGAGGAGTACAGGGGCGACATACGGGTCAGGGACAGCCGTCCCGAGGGCACAGTCTTCGAGATACGTCTGTGGAGGTCGTTCGATGACGTCGTCTGA
- a CDS encoding bacterio-opsin activator domain-containing protein, which yields MTDILRESSDEILERRTREGIEEAVCETLTSTATYTRAWVSEVKNRNEVVLREYGVEGETDPRGCLSDTEKEAVLESAERRERRVVESRGTADTDTDTDTDTDDTDTGTDAETEYIATVPISFEDVPYGILGVVSERRFSDDEVHTFESLSDLVGFTISSAETRKSLLSDRYVELEFGVSDSRLFSVYVSEELSSTVEIESMVQRPDGRFLQILTVEVDGTADSEIRGIAERFGKIDEYARIAVPDDTATEGRCRWAVITSKPCIAAVIAEHGGKLETAAADDGEGTVVARLPPESDVSGLMESLESEYDGVEILARRDPARRPRGRGIGDEDTDGDSRVASSPTDGLTRRQTEVLETAYLSGYFEYPRSKTSDEVADMLGISQPTFSEHIREAESEILSSILGG from the coding sequence GTGACAGACATACTCCGTGAGAGCTCCGACGAGATACTTGAGAGGAGGACACGTGAGGGCATAGAGGAAGCAGTCTGTGAAACTCTTACCTCGACAGCGACGTACACACGAGCCTGGGTTTCTGAGGTGAAAAATCGGAACGAGGTCGTCTTACGTGAGTACGGCGTCGAAGGGGAGACAGATCCGAGAGGCTGTCTATCAGACACAGAGAAGGAAGCCGTCCTCGAATCCGCCGAGAGACGTGAGAGACGAGTCGTCGAGAGCCGCGGTACGGCAGACACAGACACAGATACAGATACAGATACCGACGACACAGACACGGGTACCGACGCCGAGACTGAGTACATAGCCACAGTTCCAATAAGTTTCGAGGACGTTCCCTACGGTATCCTCGGTGTGGTTTCCGAGAGACGTTTCAGCGACGACGAGGTACATACCTTCGAGAGCCTGAGCGACCTCGTAGGATTCACTATAAGCTCCGCCGAGACGAGAAAGAGCCTCCTGTCGGACAGATACGTCGAGCTTGAGTTCGGTGTCTCGGACTCACGTCTCTTCTCTGTCTATGTCTCGGAAGAGCTGTCTTCGACTGTTGAGATCGAAAGCATGGTACAACGTCCTGACGGTAGATTCCTCCAGATACTCACAGTAGAGGTAGACGGTACCGCCGACTCCGAGATACGTGGGATAGCGGAGAGGTTCGGGAAGATTGACGAGTACGCGAGGATAGCCGTCCCGGATGACACCGCGACCGAGGGTAGATGTAGATGGGCTGTGATCACCTCGAAGCCGTGTATAGCCGCAGTCATAGCCGAGCACGGGGGCAAGCTTGAGACGGCAGCCGCTGACGACGGCGAGGGAACAGTAGTAGCCCGTCTTCCGCCCGAGTCTGACGTGTCGGGTCTAATGGAGTCGTTAGAGTCGGAGTACGACGGAGTGGAGATACTAGCAAGACGTGATCCCGCGAGAAGACCCAGAGGACGCGGGATCGGGGATGAAGACACAGACGGAGACAGCCGTGTCGCGTCCTCCCCGACTGACGGTCTGACGAGGAGACAGACGGAAGTCCTGGAGACGGCTTATCTCAGCGGATACTTCGAGTATCCGAGATCTAAGACCTCCGACGAGGTCGCCGATATGCTCGGGATCTCTCAGCCCACCTTCTCAGAGCACATACGTGAAGCCGAGAGCGAGATACTCTCGTCTATTCTCGGAGGCTGA